The Candidatus Dependentiae bacterium genome includes a window with the following:
- a CDS encoding DUF305 domain-containing protein: MAALSFISMYILMYIMVNEFANVYSNLNQLYMAGIMTIPMIFIELLLMRSMYDNKKLNAVISITSMTIFIALILFIRKQTAITDSQFLKSMIPHHASALLMCEQSSLQDPEIKKLCKSISSSQQSEIDFMKAKLKALEAK, encoded by the coding sequence ATGGCAGCATTATCTTTTATATCGATGTATATACTCATGTATATAATGGTGAATGAATTTGCCAATGTGTATTCAAATTTAAATCAGCTGTATATGGCAGGAATAATGACAATCCCAATGATATTCATCGAGTTGCTTCTCATGCGATCGATGTATGATAACAAGAAATTAAATGCTGTTATTAGTATAACGAGCATGACCATATTTATTGCATTAATACTATTTATCAGAAAACAAACAGCTATAACAGATAGCCAATTTTTAAAATCAATGATCCCGCATCATGCCTCAGCTTTATTAATGTGCGAACAATCTTCATTGCAAGATCCTGAAATCAAAAAGCTTTGCAAATCAATCAGTTCTTCGCAACAATCTGAAATTGATTTTATGAAAGCAAAATTAAAGGCTTTAGAAGCTAAATAA
- a CDS encoding copper oxidase: protein MNHLLFISLLFSSCLIRAQHHQQKPALIIPHQLSYPQTSFQKKQQVLSPCGLKKRETKKRPPKLAYSWADPKIKFSPPPPLMGKQMGVVQTLGIPPLGYEMDGNVKVFHLIAQPVEKTIVDERKPAEYDALIPKKNKLEHAHHHSPIVQKIRAWGYNGSTPGPTIEVNEGDRVRIIFKNELPEPTSIHWHGLEIPNDQDGATPETNRPVLPGETFIYEFTLYQSGTLMYHSGFNVMKQDDYGLHGMLIIHPKNYEYKIDRDIAIFLQQWRIRPGNEDPDLVSMDFNWFTFNGFAAPSIPMIKVKQGERVRIRFANVIMMSHPIHIHGYTWKVVGTEGGPIPQSAQWPGNTINVAPGTTRDVEFVAWNPGLWRLHCHKLHHIMNDHGDVPLPIMGHGGMFTIVYVEPKDPNAPWRHPKQDELDLVRDTDGRRKSKQ, encoded by the coding sequence ATGAATCACTTACTTTTTATTTCTTTACTATTTTCTTCATGCTTGATTAGGGCTCAGCATCATCAACAAAAGCCGGCATTAATTATTCCCCATCAACTTTCTTATCCCCAAACCTCTTTTCAAAAAAAACAACAAGTACTATCACCATGCGGGTTAAAAAAAAGAGAAACAAAAAAAAGACCGCCTAAGCTTGCGTATTCTTGGGCTGATCCAAAAATAAAGTTTTCTCCGCCCCCGCCATTAATGGGCAAGCAAATGGGCGTTGTCCAGACACTCGGGATTCCACCTTTAGGATATGAAATGGATGGAAACGTTAAAGTATTCCATCTCATTGCGCAGCCGGTTGAAAAAACAATTGTTGATGAACGCAAACCGGCAGAATATGATGCTTTGATACCAAAAAAAAATAAATTAGAGCATGCCCATCATCATAGTCCTATTGTGCAGAAAATAAGAGCCTGGGGCTATAACGGATCCACGCCGGGCCCTACCATTGAAGTGAATGAGGGAGATAGAGTTCGCATTATTTTTAAAAACGAACTTCCTGAGCCAACTTCTATTCATTGGCATGGATTAGAGATTCCCAATGATCAAGATGGTGCAACCCCTGAAACTAATAGGCCGGTATTGCCGGGTGAAACATTTATTTATGAGTTTACCTTGTATCAATCAGGAACGCTGATGTATCACTCGGGGTTTAATGTGATGAAGCAAGATGATTATGGATTGCATGGAATGCTAATAATCCATCCCAAAAATTATGAGTATAAAATTGACCGCGACATTGCAATATTTTTGCAGCAATGGAGGATTCGGCCGGGCAATGAAGATCCTGATCTGGTGAGCATGGATTTTAATTGGTTTACTTTTAATGGATTTGCAGCGCCGAGCATTCCTATGATTAAGGTTAAGCAAGGAGAGCGCGTACGAATTCGATTTGCAAATGTTATCATGATGAGCCATCCCATTCACATCCATGGCTATACATGGAAAGTAGTGGGAACTGAGGGTGGCCCCATTCCTCAATCAGCACAATGGCCGGGCAATACCATTAATGTTGCTCCCGGAACTACTCGTGATGTTGAATTTGTCGCGTGGAATCCTGGGCTATGGCGGCTCCATTGCCATAAATTGCACCATATTATGAATGATCATGGTGATGTTCCTCTGCCGATTATGGGGCATGGTGGCATGTTCACCATTGTGTATGTTGAGCCCAAAGATCCCAATGCACCATGGCGACATCCAAAGCAGGATGAATTAGATCTTGTAAGGGATACTGATGGTAGGAGGAAATCAAAACAATGA
- a CDS encoding TolC family protein: protein MIALLLFFILLLPGCYKVPIAQEFNRLKRTTKEITGSEIIYDSYNKYPDMECTIRATITNGLSRNEAVKTALMNNPSLQADFAKLGIAKADLIQAGLYTNPQTQNVFRFPTASQGPGTAQTNIESITTGKLSDLWQVPLRKRIFEDELEIITLRILTGILDIVENTKSAYDACVKVDLQLENEKIILSFTKELREEIYYRQGFGYSNDLDKYNVDAQVAIVQTAITEYEKERKRAYLHLTQLLGITPSSKEIILTDTILDSITIPSLSDLESYALEYRPEMQIARYKIKRYEDTIRFEKASVWKDVNIGIGFKQDFDKPFRGWGPAINFEIPLFDTNYAQIAKAEFEFERAKKKLRYRKIIIQEELRKELTAVHKEKREIAYYNTFIIPSYEKAIDYTYTYANTMQLNMLTALESQLTLYKAEQELIEKYYNLHIAFNKLERAYGKNIEPYEFANHEISCINA, encoded by the coding sequence ATGATTGCTCTTTTACTATTTTTTATTCTATTGCTACCCGGTTGTTATAAAGTGCCGATCGCGCAAGAATTTAATCGTTTAAAAAGGACCACCAAAGAAATTACCGGCTCAGAAATTATTTATGATAGTTATAACAAATATCCCGATATGGAATGCACTATTAGAGCTACCATTACTAATGGATTAAGCCGTAATGAAGCAGTAAAAACGGCTTTAATGAACAATCCTTCGTTGCAAGCAGATTTTGCAAAATTAGGCATAGCCAAAGCCGATTTGATTCAGGCAGGATTGTATACCAATCCCCAAACTCAAAATGTTTTTAGATTTCCGACCGCAAGCCAGGGCCCCGGAACCGCTCAGACTAATATTGAAAGCATAACAACGGGCAAGCTTTCTGATTTATGGCAAGTTCCCTTGCGCAAAAGAATATTTGAAGATGAATTAGAAATCATTACTCTTCGCATACTTACCGGTATTCTTGATATTGTAGAAAATACCAAATCCGCCTATGATGCATGTGTAAAAGTTGATCTACAACTTGAAAATGAAAAAATCATCTTATCATTTACTAAAGAACTCCGAGAAGAAATCTATTATCGACAAGGCTTTGGGTATTCTAACGATCTTGATAAATATAATGTGGACGCACAAGTAGCAATAGTGCAAACAGCTATTACAGAATATGAAAAAGAACGAAAAAGAGCCTATCTTCATTTGACGCAATTATTAGGCATAACTCCCTCGAGCAAAGAAATTATTCTTACTGATACTATTTTAGATTCGATAACAATACCTTCTTTATCTGATCTTGAATCATATGCGCTTGAATATCGGCCAGAAATGCAGATTGCTCGTTATAAAATCAAACGCTATGAAGATACAATACGCTTTGAAAAAGCGAGTGTATGGAAAGATGTTAATATTGGCATAGGGTTCAAGCAAGATTTTGATAAGCCATTCCGCGGGTGGGGACCGGCAATTAATTTCGAAATTCCTTTATTTGATACAAATTATGCCCAAATTGCTAAAGCAGAATTTGAATTCGAGCGCGCAAAAAAGAAATTGCGCTATAGAAAAATAATAATTCAAGAAGAGTTGCGTAAAGAGCTCACCGCGGTACATAAAGAAAAAAGAGAAATAGCCTATTACAATACATTTATTATCCCATCATATGAAAAGGCTATCGATTATACCTATACCTATGCCAATACCATGCAGCTTAACATGCTTACCGCATTGGAATCTCAATTAACTCTTTACAAGGCCGAGCAAGAATTGATAGAAAAATATTACAATCTTCATATTGCTTTTAATAAGCTTGAAAGAGCATATGGTAAAAATATAGAACCATATGAGTTCGCTAATCATGAAATATCTTGTATTAATGCATAA
- a CDS encoding heavy-metal-associated domain-containing protein → MNHENNHESKYNFYSFLPLIIIAGLIIAFTIGMSFYRGGWNYNEAMLDFMAGFFLVFGFFKIINLPGFVEAYSMYDIIAQQSRLYAYIYPFIEIGLGIAYLLRYQLFVANIITVIIMAIGSIGVVIELSKGREITCACLGTVFKLPMTYVTLSEDVIMGLMALYMILFL, encoded by the coding sequence ATGAATCATGAAAATAACCATGAGAGCAAATATAATTTTTATTCTTTTTTACCACTTATTATCATAGCTGGCCTCATAATCGCCTTCACAATTGGTATGAGCTTCTATAGAGGCGGCTGGAATTATAATGAAGCCATGTTGGATTTCATGGCAGGATTCTTTTTAGTTTTTGGATTCTTCAAAATTATTAATTTACCCGGATTTGTAGAAGCATACTCAATGTATGATATTATTGCGCAACAAAGCAGACTCTATGCCTATATTTACCCTTTCATTGAAATAGGCCTTGGCATTGCATACCTGCTCAGATATCAGCTCTTTGTAGCCAATATTATTACCGTGATTATTATGGCTATTGGAAGTATTGGGGTAGTTATTGAGCTCAGTAAAGGCCGCGAAATTACTTGCGCTTGTTTGGGCACGGTTTTCAAACTCCCCATGACGTATGTTACCTTATCCGAAGATGTTATCATGGGATTAATGGCTCTTTATATGATCCTTTTTCTCTAA